From the genome of Colletotrichum higginsianum IMI 349063 chromosome 4, whole genome shotgun sequence, one region includes:
- a CDS encoding Choline dehydrogenase, which translates to MNNAAISTLPPDADWEIVVNRTGDQTWSPDSMRQHFINIERNEWLPRGTPGHGFDGWLRINTRNNSWTEQPNNVLRIMHGLANATDQDTNNIPELVIRDVNAASPDRDQQTGFYGMSLHIHANGTRSGSNSYIRDTLNDPAGYPLTVQTNSFVTRVLFDQSGPVPVANGVEVLRGSAVYRADPRWTPENRGELATVRATREVIVSGGAFNSPQILKHSGIGPAAELERFNITVVKDLPGVGENMAENYEAGVLGLAGDDINLNAGQTGLLLKTPTETGDRNIHAWCGAFALEGFWPGMPNYYGRRQYMCAMAHMQPRSRAGSVRLRSSDPTDTPEINFRFWETGGEEDLRELVDAVNIMRRGFLAAGDPVTPWNELHPCHGDAANCTDEAQLEYFRHQSFGHHATSTCAIGAADDPMAVVDSKFRVHGVKNLRVVDGSVFPHVPGAFPVLPTFIIADKASGDILEAARNCKA; encoded by the coding sequence ATGAACAACGCGGCCATTTCGACTCTGCCCCCGGATGCCGACTGGGAGATTGTTGTCAACCGTACCGGCGACCAGACTTGGTCGCCCGACAGCATGCGCCAGCACTTCATCAACATTGAGAGGAACGAGTGGCTCCCCCGCGGCACCCCGGGCCATGGATTCGACGGGTGGCTGCGCATCAACACCCGGAACAACTCGTGGACTGAGCAGCCGAACAACGTCCTCCGCATCATGCATGGtctcgccaacgccaccgaCCAGGACACGAACAACATTCCCGAGCTGGTCATCCGGGACGTCAACGCGGCTTCCCCTGACCGGGACCAACAGACGGGATTCTACGGCATGAGCCTGCACATCCACGCCAACGGCACACGCTCTGGCTCCAACAGCTACATCCGCGACACCCTGAACGATCCCGCGGGCTACCCTCTCACGGTCCAGACCAACAGCTTCGTCACCAGGGTCCTGTTCGACCAGAGCGGCCCCGTCCCGGTCGCGAACGGCGTGGAAGTTCTGAGGGGCTCGGCCGTGTACCGCGCAGACCCGCGATGGACCCCGGAGAACCGGGGCGAGCTGGCCACGGTTCGGGCCACGAGGGAAGTCATTGTTTCCGGCGGGGCGTTCAACAGCCCCCAGATCCTGAAGCACTCGGGCATCGGCCCCGCCGCGGAGCTGGAGAGGTTCAACATCaccgtcgtcaaggacctCCCGGGAGTCGGCGAGAACATGGCCGAGAACTACGAAGCCGgtgtcctcggcctcgcgggCGACGACATCAACCTCAATGCCGGACAGACCGGGCTCCTTCTCAAGACGCCCACCGAGACCGGGGACCGGAACATCCACGCCTGGTGCggcgccttcgccctcgagggcTTCTGGCCGGGGATGCCCAACTACTACGGCCGCCGGCAGTACATGTGTGCCATGGCGCACATGCAGCCCAGGTCCCGCGCCGGCAGCGTCAGGTTGAGGTCGTCCGACCCGACGGACACCCCCGAGATCAACTTCCGCTTCTGGgagacgggcggcgaggaggacctgcgggagctcgtcgacgccgtcaacaTCATGCGCAGGGggttcctcgccgccggcgacccCGTCACGCCCTGGAACGAGCTGCACCCTTGccacggcgacgccgccaactgcACCGACGAGGCCCAGCTCGAGTACTTCAGACACCAGTCCTTCGGCCACCAcgcgacctcgacctgcgccattggcgccgccgacgaccccATGGCTGTCGTCGACAGCAAGTTCCGCGTCCACGGCGTCAAGAACCTGCGAGTCGTCGACGGCTCCGTGTTCCCGCACGTCCCCGGCGCGTTCCCCGTCTTGCCCACCTTCATCATCGCGGACAAGGCGTCCGGTGATATCCTTGAGGCTGCTCGCAACTGCAAAGCCTAG
- a CDS encoding GMC oxidoreductase — protein sequence MFGGYPTLALVALAAGAVSSQEVYDYIVVGSGPGGGPVAANLARAGYKTLLLEAGEDRADDPIWGSIANNYAAVNSPLARWDFFVQHTEDPELQDRYERQTYRTTNGSFYTGVDPPPGAERLGI from the coding sequence ATGTTTGGGGGCTACCCAACACTGGCTTTGGTGGCATTGGCCGCTGGAGCCGTCTCTTCCCAGGAGGTCTACGACTACATTGTGGTAGGCAGCGGTCCGGGAGGAGGACCCGTGGCCGCCAACCTCGCCAGGGCCGGCTACAAGactcttcttctcgaggccggcgaggatcGTGCAGACGACCCCATCTGGGGCTCGATTGCCAACAACTATGCCGCCGTGAACAGCCCGTTGGCCCGCTGGGACTTCTTTGTCCAGCACACGGAAGACCCGGAGCTCCAGGACCGATACGAGAGACAGACCTATCGCACGACCAACGGGTCCTTCTACACCGGCGTTGACCCTCCTCCCGGGGCTGAGAGACTCGGTATATAG
- a CDS encoding Elongation factor 1-gamma: MLFYDNKLAPNPLVVRLFIMERGGLELDVQSVDIFNTEQRRLAYHTQVNKRGEIPALRLDDGTVITESVAICKYLDEVAAGGHSLFGSTPTEKATTLMWLRRMDIDIVQPLSSWFRNGEETIDFYRGHRIPDPSAKVIEKVRINQALNQLDDELEGKQFLCGDRFSAADILLYGMTQPFLDGTTPWVNAPGRLNVAAWFDRMGSREASQKAIAGFGNRVSV, from the coding sequence ATGCTTTTTTACGATAACAAACTCGCCCCCAACCCGCTGGTTGTCCGTCTTTTCATCATGGAACGCGGCGGCCTGGAACTCGACGTCCAGTCGGTCGACATCTTCAACACCGAGCAACGCCGACTAGCCTATCACACCCAGGTCAACAAGCGGGGCGAGATTCCGGCCCTccgcctcgacgatggcACGGTGATCACCGAGTCAGTCGCGATTTGCAAGTATCTCGACGAGGTTGCCGCAGGCGGGCACTCGCTCTTTGGATCGACGCCTACCGAGAAAGCCACGACGCTCATGTGGCTCCGCCGCATGGACATCGACATTGTCCAGCCCCTCAGCAGCTGGTTCCGCAACGGCGAGGAAACCATCGACTTCTACCGGGGCCATCGCATCCCGGACCCTAGCGCCAAGGTCATTGAGAAGGTGCGGATCAACCAGGCGCTGAACCAGCTCGACGATGAGCTGGAGGGAAAGCAGTTCCTCTGCGGCGACAGGTTTTCCGCGGCCGACATTTTGCTGTATGGCATGACACAGCCATTTCTCGACGGGACCACGCCTTGGGTGAACGCACCGGGTCGTCTGAATGTGGCGGCCTGGTTCGACAGGATGGGCAGCCGTGAGGCTAGTCAAAAGGCCATTGCGGGCTTTGGAAATCGTGTATCAGTGTAA
- a CDS encoding short chain dehydrogenase: MFPIQLNRYTEAHKPENLRGPGDGRPTALQIVQDEGLVGKLAGRVALVTGVSSGLGAETLKALAATGATVFGTARDLDKARATLGDLANATNVRLLKMDLASLASVREAAAEFRAQSDTLNLLVCNAGILQLDEKARTADGFEMHLGVNHFAHFLLFDLLKDIIVKSSTPGANSRVVTVTSSGHRIQGIRWDNMALEGEYDASKAYGQSKTANLLMAVGVDRRFEGVHGYSVHPGTALTGLQVEVQEQMEAMKQNDDTYRTFKSADQCAATTVLAALSRELEGKGPLYLEDCEVKGETKENLGWGGEGYARWAWDKEEDDKLWELSSKLVALK, from the coding sequence ATGTTCCCAATCCAGCTCAACCGCTACACCGAAGCCCATAAGCCTGAGAACCTCCGGGGGCCAGGCGATGGACGTCCCACTGCCCTCCAGATAGTCCAGGACGAAGGACTCGTCGGCAAGCTTGCCGGCAGAGTCGCTCTTGTCACCGGCGTGTCATcaggcctcggcgccgagacaCTCAAAGCGCTGGCCGCCACGGGCGCAACCGTCTTTGGCACGGCTCGAGATCTCGACAAGGCGCGGGCGACACTGGGCGATCTTGCCAACGCGACAAACGTCCGGCTGCTGAAGATGGATCTCGCGAGCCTTGCCAGCGTGCGCGAAGCGGCCGCCGAGTTCCGCGCGCAGAGCGACACGCTGAATTTGCTGGTTTGCAACGCAGGCATTCTCCAGCTCGACGAGAAGGCCCGCACGGCGGACGGGTTCGAGATGCACCTCGGGGTGAACCACTTTGCTCACTTTCTGTTGTTCGACCTTCTCAAGGACATCATTGTCAAGTCGTCGACCCCCGGTGCCAACTCTAGAGTTGTGACCGTCACATCCTCAGGGCACAGGATCCAAGGGATCCGGTGGGACAACATGGCCCTGGAGGGGGAATACGACGCATCCAAGGCATACGGACAGTCCAAGACGGCAAATCTGCTCATGGCGGTTGGCGTCGATAGGCGGTTCGAGGGCGTCCACGGTTACAGCGTACACCCCGGGACGGCCCTCACCGGGCTCCAGGTCGAGGTGCAGGAGCAGATGGAGGCAATGAAGCAGAACGACGACACCTATCGGACTTTCAAGAGCGCGGATCAATGTGCTGCCACAACTGTGTTGGCGGCCCTGTCCAGGGAGCTCGAGGGCAAGGGGCCGCTGTACCTGGAGGACTGCGAGGTCAAAGGGGAGACCAAGGAGAACTTGGGATGGGGTGGCGAGGGATATGCACGCTGGGCTTGGGAcaaggaggaagacgatAAATTGTGGGAGCTGAGCAGTAAGCTGGTCGCATTGAAATAG
- a CDS encoding C6 zinc finger protein, whose product MVGVPGRSKGCNTCRKRKKGCVKAGIECAGYERKRIFVNVTNPAEAGWVSKALVPVVREVTQAPSLSQSAFEDKIFDLFWEGYMPEAPLCAPGSPIVRFANADWATTVRDLYRTDTALRQSLLALSLGTIGRRDKQQWMIDDGLKFYCDALRELNVALRHPRRWKSDALILASRILGFYEVISHVKRRRRCPLSHPVWKTVPWQTTPKTPKDVLVDIFVDVPGLLEDLDRLRSCQDDAVKERRRSKLIKECWRMDGELQWWLSNLSPEKEFQELTARGLDNPAACDVVVASIMALCWTVSLLTYSTLRLAIGAKAGLELPERTDPLVYCAKIADIVDVFFHPSAGTFGIQSAPLPIGMALVYLNSTEEGFNSETKWKLLGFFGRTANNGIGIGKFLLSTQRDGLAAKTATPATPDGIRTKAKGWMGVAA is encoded by the exons atggttGGGGTTCCCGGACGCTCCAAGGGTTGCAACACGTGCCGGAAGCGAAAGAAGGGC TGTGTGAAGGCGGGGATCGAGTGCGCGGGCTATGAGAGGAAGCGCATCTTCGTCAACGTCACAAACCCGGCGGAGGCCGGCTGGGTCTCCAAGGCGCTGGTCCCCGTCGTCCGAGAAGTCACTCAGGCGCCCTCCCTGTCTCAGTCCGCCTTCGAAGACAAGATATTCGATCTGTTCTGGGAAGGCTACATGCCCGAAGCCCCGCTGTGCGCCCCCGGAAGTCCCATCGTGAGGTTTGCCAACGCAGACTGGGCGACGACAGTCCGCGACCTCTACCGCACCGACACGGCTCTGCGGCAGAGCCTGTTGGCGCTGAGTCTCGGGACCATCGGCCGACGAGACAAGCAGCAGTGGAtgatcgacgacggcctcaagTTCTACTGCGATGCCTTGAGAGAGCTGAACGTGGCCCTGCGACATCCGAGGAGGTGGAAGTCGGACGCCTTGATCTTGGCTTCTAGGATCCTTGGCTTCTACGAG GTCATCTCGCACGTCAAGCGCAGACGCAGATGTCCGCTCAGCCACCCCGTTTGGAAGACGGTCCCATGGCAGACCACCCCAAAGACCCCGAAGGACGTCCTTGTCGACATCTTCGTCGACGTGCCCGGCCTCCTTGAAGATTTAGATCGCCTGAGGAGCTGCCAGGATGACGCCGTCAAAGAGCGACGGCGCAGCAAGCTCATCAAGGAATGCTGGCGCATGGACGGAGAGCTCCAGTGGTGGCTGAGCAACCTGAGCCCCGAGAAAGAATTCCAAGAGCTCACGGCCAGAGGCCTCGACAACCCGGCCGCCtgcgatgtcgtcgtcgcttCCATCATGGCTCTGTGCTGGACCGTTTCCCTCCTGACGTACAGCACTCTCCGCCTCGCAATCGGCGCAAAGGCCGGCCTGGAGCTGCCCGAGCGGACCGATCCCCTCGTCTACTGCGCCAAGATCGCCGACATTGTCGACGTCTTCTTCCACCCCTCGGCGGGGACCTTTGGCATCCAGTCCGCGCCCCTGCCGATCGGCATGGCGTTGGTGTATCTCAACTCGACCGAGGAAGGGTTCAATTCCGAGACCAAGTGGAAGCTgctcggcttcttcgggcGTACGGCGAacaacggcatcggcatcggcaagTTCCTTCTCAGCACCCAGAGGGACGGGCTGGCGGCCAAGACAGCCACGCCGGCCACGCCCGATGGGATCAGGACCAAGGCgaagggatggatgggggtTGCGGCGTAG
- a CDS encoding von Willebrand factor type A domain-containing protein — MVKKWFSRSSVEADPALVSRAASTKSDISTWTTTSTIQEGDTLSEDGVALSIHPLPSKDGLIAKITPPKQPVKPIVHVPCDIVLVIDVSGSMGCNAPVPANPGEETENYGLSVLDLVKHAARTILETMDDGDRLGIVTFASKAKVVQKLTPMNKKNKALAEKNINGMRPIDATNLWHGLVEGIKLFNAGGEVNTGRVPAVMALTDGMPNHMCPVQGYVPKLRGMEQLPASIHTFGFGYSLRSGLLKSIAEIGGGNYSFIPDAGMIGTVFVHAMANLQATYAINATLRLTFGASVDLEETSGDSVVKQEALTLPDEDGEPKQLSICLGNIQYGQSRDIFLQVTTTGPEDLTPQGSSIKAVVEYSRMTSTVHRQTAEQSLLVPTTLPESEIAYHLSRSRICSYLSSIIPTREDGEHEAKSHISLAVREQLDSLIRDLPANKFPSDPQNRSLIEDLAGEQPKGQISLALTNREYYSKWGTHYLPSLLNAHTRQICNTFKDPGPLRYGVDSPLFMACRDRLDAAFDNLPAPTPSNEHMATHRGRVKMSSYNSSSGVCFVSSTPVQLASGLTVPIRALRRGAAVQTPSGRRRVVAVLKTPVRREMMCRVGSLVVTPWHPLSLDGGKTWVFPASVAERPVRYTGCIYSVLLQPDRDPNAHAVNVAGCWGVTLGHGLVAGQDARAHAFFGDYGKVMASLRTLGVGRKGVAVGGGVVRDPRTGLVRGFKSHKQREGVTVRKWKKVGCAV; from the exons ATG GTCAAAAAGTGGTTTTCCCGAAGCTCTGTCGAGGCTGATCCGGCTCTCGTCTCACGGGCCGCTTCGACCAAGTCGGACATCTCAACATGGACGACCACCAGCACGATCCAGGAAGGAGATACGCTGTCCGAAGATGGTGTGGCTCTCTCCATCCACCCGCTTCCCTCGAAGGATGGCCTCATCGCCAAGATCACGCCGCCGAAGCAGCCTGTGAAGCCCATCGTCCACGTGCCCTgcgacatcgtcctcgtcatcgacgtGTCGGGCAGCATGGGCTGCAACGCCCCGGTCCCCGCCAACCCgggcgaggagacggagaacTACGGCCTGTCGGTGCTGGACCTCGTCAAGCACGCCGCGCGCACCATCCTCGAGACCATGGACGACGGGGACCGGCTCGGCATCGTGACCTTTGcctccaaggccaaggtcgtCCAGAAGCTGACGCCCATgaacaagaagaacaaggcgCTCGCGGAGAAGAACATCAACGGCATGCGGCCGATCGACGCGACGAACCTGTGgcacggcctcgtcgagggcatcaAGCTGTTCaacgcgggcggcgaggtcaacACGGGAAGGGTTCCGGCCGTCATGGCGTTGACGGACGGGATGCCGAACCACAT GTGTCCCGTTCAGGGTTATGTGCCCAAGTTGCGCGGCATGGAACAGCTGCCCGCCTCCATACACACGTTTGGCTTCGGATACTCTCTGAGGTCCGGTCTGCTGAAGTCCATTGCCGAGATTGGCGGCGGGAACTACTCCTTCATCCCGGATGCCGGCATGATT GGGACCGTTTTCGTCCAcgccatggccaacctgcaGGCAACCTACGCCATCAATGCCACCCTGCGCCTCACCTTTGGTGCCTCTGTCGATCTGGAAGAGACGAGCGGCGATTCTGTCGTCAAGCAGGAGGCTCTGACTCTtcccgacgaggacggcgagcccAAGCAGCTTTCGATATGCCTAGGGAACATTCAATACGGTCAATCGCGAGACATTTTCCTGCaggtcaccaccaccggccCCGAGGATCTCACCCCGCAAGGTTCGAGCATCAAGGCGGTGGTCGAGTATTCTCGAATGACCAGCACCGTCCACAGGCAAACGGCCGAACAGTCTCTCCTCGTCCCGACAACCCTCCCGGAGTCCGAGATCGCCTACCACCTCTCTCGCTCCAGGATCTGCTCCTAcctctcctccatcatccccacccgcgaggacggcgagcacGAGGCCAAGAGCCACATCTCGCTGGCGGTCAGGGAGCAGCTCGACAGCCTCATCCGAGACCTCCCCGCGAACAAGTTCCCCTCTGATCCCCAAAACAGGTCCCTGATCGAGGACCTCGCGGGCGAGCAGCCAAAGGGGCAGATCTCCCTCGCCCTGACGAACCGTGAGTACTACAGCAAATGGGGCACCCACTACCTCCCGTCGCTCCTCAACGCGCACACCCGCCAGATCTGCAACACGTTCAAGGACCCCGGCCCGCTGCGGTACGGCGTCGACAGCCCGCTGTTCATGGCGTGCCGGGAccggctcgacgccgccttcGACAACCTgcccgcgccgacgccgtcgaacGAGCACATGGCGACCCACCGCGGCCGGGTGAAGATGAGCTCGTACAACAGCTCGTCCGGCGTGTGCTTcgtctcgtcgacgcccgtcCAGCTGGCCTCGGGCCTGACGGTCCCCATCAGAGCGCTCCGCCGGGGCGCGGCGGTCCAGACGCCCtcgggccggcgccgcgtcgtcgccgtgctcAAGACGCCGGTGCGGCGGGAGATGATGTGCCGCGTCGGGAGCCTGGTCGTCACGCCCTGGCACCCGCTgtccctcgacggcggcaagacctGGGTGTTCCCCGCGAGCGTCGCGGAGCGGCCGGTGAGGTACACGGGGTGCATCTACTCGGTCCTGCTGCAGCCGGACCGGGACCCGAACGCCCATGCCGTGAACGTCGCGGGGTGCTGGGGTGTCACGCTGGGGCACGGGCTCGTCGCCGGACAGGACGCAAGAGCGCACGCCTTCTTTGGTGACTACGGGAAGGTTATGGCGAGTCTGAGGACGTTGGGCGTTGGGAGGAAGGGCGTTGCTGTTGGCGGAGGCGTGGTCAGGGACCCGAGGACTGGCTTGGTCCGCGGCTTCAAGTCACATAAGCAACGGGAGGGGGTTACCGTTCGGAAGTGGAAGAAGGTCGGCTGCGCTGTTTAG